A region of Salinibacter sp. 10B DNA encodes the following proteins:
- a CDS encoding transposase: protein MSVAAIETEATSVADESAWLTTRIGQLKLEVPRDRDGTFRTELFERYQRSEKALVTALMQMVIQGVSTRRVKKIITELCGREFSRQTVSNLTEKLDEQVQAWAERPLGKYPFLLVDAMQLKVRRQGAVRSTTAMIVVGISEEGYREILGFKIALSETGESWKELFEDLKKRGLRGVEFAVSVADESACHMRAWRRLCELASQAASGIGAGNLRFLGHFQRNVLDKTPADCHDQMKDLLDRVLEASSQQEALERFEEGADELREEAPDAVETFQDGLFDVTAVLALPEKYHRWLRTTNMLERLIQEIRRREKVIRILPRKDSAWRLVGALLAEKHEDGNLGLPRSTSRRYLKTDEFYDWLDEQADTEATDFQSEPTNRSLQPA, encoded by the coding sequence ATGAGCGTAGCGGCTATCGAAACGGAAGCTACGAGCGTGGCGGACGAGTCCGCCTGGCTGACTACCAGAATCGGACAGTTGAAGTTGGAGGTGCCACGCGACCGAGACGGGACCTTCCGCACCGAACTGTTCGAACGCTACCAGAGGTCGGAGAAGGCGCTGGTGACGGCTCTGATGCAAATGGTGATTCAGGGCGTTAGTACTCGCAGAGTCAAGAAAATCATCACCGAGCTTTGCGGTCGAGAGTTCAGCCGGCAGACGGTGAGCAACCTGACCGAAAAGCTCGACGAGCAGGTCCAGGCCTGGGCAGAGCGCCCTCTCGGGAAATACCCGTTTCTCCTGGTCGATGCGATGCAGTTGAAAGTGCGACGTCAGGGAGCTGTCCGCTCGACGACAGCGATGATCGTAGTTGGGATCAGCGAAGAGGGCTACCGGGAGATTCTCGGCTTCAAGATCGCCTTGAGTGAAACTGGAGAGAGTTGGAAAGAGCTGTTCGAGGACCTGAAAAAGCGAGGACTCCGAGGCGTTGAGTTCGCCGTAAGCGTGGCGGACGAGTCCGCCTGTCACATGAGGGCTTGGAGAAGGCTTTGCGAGCTTGCTTCCCAGGCTGCATCTGGAATCGGTGCTGGGAATCTCAGATTCCTGGGCCACTTCCAGCGCAACGTACTCGATAAGACGCCTGCCGATTGCCACGACCAGATGAAAGATCTCCTTGACCGGGTTCTCGAAGCCAGTTCCCAGCAGGAGGCCTTGGAGCGCTTCGAAGAAGGGGCCGACGAGCTGCGAGAGGAGGCTCCTGATGCCGTGGAAACCTTCCAGGACGGTCTCTTTGACGTGACTGCCGTACTGGCCTTACCGGAGAAGTACCACCGCTGGCTTCGAACGACCAACATGCTAGAACGGCTCATCCAGGAGATCCGGCGGCGGGAAAAGGTGATTCGAATCCTCCCCAGAAAGGACTCGGCATGGCGTCTCGTCGGCGCCTTACTGGCGGAAAAGCACGAGGATGGCAATCTGGGATTGCCCAGGTCAACCAGCCGACGCTACTTGAAGACCGACGAGTTCTACGACTGGCTCGATGAGCAGGCCGATACAGAGGCCACAGACTTCCAATCTGAACCAACAAATCGCTCTCTTCAACCTGCCTAA
- a CDS encoding AraC family transcriptional regulator has protein sequence MSSSSSQTVRNERVERVTSYIEKNIGEIETAREVATVVDVSYETLRKQFRRQKKIPLGKFIRQVRIDEARWLLLETDEPVYVICWKVGFSSDSNGIRAFKRHTGMTMGEYRRQYKKED, from the coding sequence ATGTCTAGCTCCTCCTCTCAGACCGTCCGGAACGAACGGGTCGAGCGAGTGACCTCCTACATCGAGAAGAACATCGGCGAAATCGAAACGGCGCGGGAGGTCGCGACTGTCGTCGATGTCTCCTATGAGACCCTTCGGAAGCAATTTCGACGGCAGAAGAAGATACCGCTAGGGAAATTCATTCGGCAGGTCCGCATCGACGAAGCCCGGTGGCTCCTCCTCGAAACCGACGAGCCGGTCTACGTCATCTGTTGGAAGGTTGGATTCTCAAGCGATAGCAACGGCATCCGAGCCTTCAAGCGACACACGGGGATGACGATGGGGGAATACCGGCGACAATACAAAAAAGAGGACTAG
- a CDS encoding efflux RND transporter periplasmic adaptor subunit translates to MSSTDLDPVSSDPEPSTSSQEDNTSPPSGLQIWHIAGLLLVVAIAGLGLYGLWPMITGQAAEDAAQEKADAPSSEAVIDVVVAKRVDFPLRTQANGHLTPWKTATLRAEAEGYVTERAVQEGDRVSREALLARLEHEEERIALKEARAKLLKARAEYQAKYASDSAVPLASADTSSVTSLDERRATQAAVSGLTAARQAVERARLNLRQTRVTAPFSGRIANLKVEEGQYVSPGTEVCTLLRDDRMKVEVDVLESDLVHVREGATAQVHVPALGPADDSTAQFVGQVWAVNPQVERQSGTGRVTVSIPNPEGRLVSGLYTKVRLETERLQDRLVVPDEAVLVRQGRDLVFVIKGGRAQWSYVELGARSGDYVEITKGVAPGDSIAVDGHFALAHDAPVTVSDVREVGLE, encoded by the coding sequence ATGTCTTCGACCGACCTGGATCCCGTTTCGTCCGATCCCGAACCGTCCACTTCGTCGCAGGAGGACAACACGTCTCCTCCTTCTGGCCTCCAAATCTGGCACATCGCCGGTCTTCTACTCGTTGTGGCCATTGCGGGCCTGGGTCTGTACGGACTTTGGCCCATGATCACCGGACAGGCCGCCGAGGACGCCGCCCAGGAAAAGGCGGACGCTCCGTCGTCGGAAGCGGTGATTGACGTCGTGGTGGCCAAACGGGTCGACTTTCCGCTCCGAACACAGGCCAACGGACATCTCACGCCGTGGAAAACAGCCACGCTCCGCGCCGAAGCCGAGGGGTACGTCACCGAGCGTGCGGTACAGGAAGGCGATCGCGTGTCTCGGGAAGCCCTTCTCGCCCGCCTCGAACACGAGGAGGAGCGCATTGCCCTCAAGGAAGCCCGGGCCAAATTGCTCAAAGCTCGCGCTGAATACCAAGCGAAGTACGCCAGCGATTCTGCCGTTCCCCTCGCGTCGGCGGATACCTCCTCCGTCACGTCCCTCGACGAGCGTCGGGCCACGCAGGCGGCCGTGAGCGGCCTCACCGCTGCCCGACAGGCCGTCGAGCGGGCCCGGCTCAACCTGCGGCAAACGCGGGTTACCGCCCCGTTTTCCGGACGCATCGCCAATCTCAAGGTAGAGGAGGGGCAGTACGTAAGCCCAGGAACTGAAGTCTGCACCCTGCTGCGGGACGACCGGATGAAGGTAGAGGTGGACGTGCTGGAAAGTGACCTCGTGCACGTTCGAGAAGGCGCCACCGCTCAGGTACACGTTCCCGCCCTCGGCCCAGCGGACGATTCAACTGCCCAGTTTGTAGGGCAGGTCTGGGCCGTCAATCCGCAGGTCGAGCGCCAGTCGGGCACCGGACGGGTCACCGTCTCCATTCCGAATCCGGAGGGCCGCCTCGTGTCGGGCCTCTACACAAAGGTGCGGCTGGAGACCGAGCGGCTGCAGGATCGACTCGTGGTGCCGGACGAGGCGGTGCTCGTGCGGCAGGGGCGCGACCTCGTGTTCGTCATCAAGGGAGGGCGTGCGCAGTGGAGCTACGTCGAGCTCGGTGCCCGCTCGGGCGACTACGTCGAGATCACGAAGGGCGTGGCGCCGGGCGACTCAATTGCCGTAGATGGACACTTTGCCCTCGCGCACGACGCGCCGGTGACAGTTTCAGACGTACGCGAGGTCGGGCTGGAATAG
- a CDS encoding spondin domain-containing protein, with amino-acid sequence MAGRTGGLSVGLIGCDSSGMTGDEPPPNQAPTASISLDSRSGLSAAFSAAGSMDPDGSIASYAWNFGDGSTDTGETVVHDFDSGGTYTIELTVEDDSGTTASTAMDVMVSRTPTTFDVTIENVGTAQPLTKAGVFNTPQGASSPGPLTPGNSYQFSFTAGPNEIPGSGMKLSFATMFVQSNDIFYGFDPGGLSLFKSDGTPIGMDTPADVTKHISYWDAGTEVDQEPGTGSNQAPRQSEADTGPDEDGSLVKVTDTDGDGTPNDDGFEYPAVADGLNMTISSTMDDATGSIQFTVTIENVGGGRQVNGAPLVISPGAFAAHFDQAPPNGNEVAFFVPDAAESESIDGIEEIAEDGDPSVRAEAAAPLTGPTVPLSPGAYASHADAVQAFTVGERASAGIEGVAEDGLPETLAGELDASTDDIRDAGIFNTPNGADEAGPLAPGNTYSFTVEGQPGDRLSFATMYIQSNDLFYSFPAEGLPLFENDAPINGTMTESVILYDAGTEGDEEPGTGLNQAPRQSGPDTGPDGEGQIAAVRNADEDRFLDDDGFEYEETANILRVTITPQN; translated from the coding sequence ATGGCCGGCCGCACCGGAGGCCTCAGCGTCGGCCTGATCGGATGCGACAGCTCCGGGATGACCGGAGATGAGCCGCCGCCCAATCAAGCGCCGACGGCTTCCATCTCCCTCGACTCGCGCAGCGGCCTCAGTGCCGCCTTCAGCGCCGCCGGCAGCATGGACCCGGACGGCAGCATTGCCTCCTACGCATGGAACTTTGGCGACGGAAGCACCGACACCGGCGAGACCGTGGTGCACGACTTCGACAGTGGCGGCACGTACACCATCGAGCTTACGGTCGAGGACGATTCGGGAACGACGGCCTCGACCGCGATGGACGTGATGGTGAGCCGAACCCCGACCACGTTCGACGTCACCATCGAGAACGTTGGCACCGCCCAACCGCTCACGAAGGCCGGAGTGTTCAACACCCCGCAGGGGGCTAGCAGCCCAGGCCCGCTCACACCGGGCAATTCCTACCAGTTCTCGTTTACCGCCGGCCCGAACGAGATCCCAGGATCGGGCATGAAGCTCTCGTTCGCCACAATGTTCGTACAGTCGAATGACATCTTTTACGGCTTTGACCCCGGTGGCCTCTCCCTCTTCAAAAGCGACGGCACCCCCATCGGGATGGACACTCCTGCGGATGTGACGAAGCACATCTCGTACTGGGATGCCGGGACGGAGGTCGACCAGGAGCCCGGCACGGGCAGCAACCAGGCGCCGCGCCAGAGCGAAGCGGATACGGGTCCCGACGAGGACGGCTCCCTGGTGAAGGTCACGGACACCGACGGGGACGGCACGCCCAACGATGATGGATTCGAATACCCGGCCGTGGCCGACGGCCTCAACATGACCATCTCCAGTACGATGGACGACGCCACCGGATCAATCCAGTTTACCGTGACAATTGAGAACGTGGGTGGGGGACGTCAGGTGAACGGCGCCCCGCTCGTAATCTCCCCGGGTGCGTTTGCGGCCCACTTCGACCAGGCTCCTCCCAACGGGAACGAGGTCGCCTTCTTTGTGCCGGATGCCGCGGAGTCCGAAAGCATCGACGGCATCGAGGAAATTGCCGAGGACGGCGACCCGAGCGTGCGGGCCGAAGCCGCCGCGCCGCTTACGGGCCCCACGGTGCCGCTCTCCCCGGGCGCCTACGCCTCCCACGCAGACGCCGTGCAGGCATTTACGGTCGGCGAACGTGCGTCTGCCGGCATCGAGGGCGTGGCAGAGGACGGCCTGCCCGAGACCTTGGCCGGGGAATTGGACGCCTCAACCGATGATATTCGAGACGCGGGCATCTTCAACACGCCGAACGGCGCGGACGAGGCGGGCCCGCTTGCCCCGGGCAACACCTACTCCTTCACGGTGGAGGGACAGCCGGGCGATCGGCTCTCGTTTGCGACCATGTACATCCAGTCCAACGACCTCTTCTACAGCTTCCCGGCAGAGGGGCTGCCCCTCTTCGAAAATGATGCGCCGATTAACGGGACAATGACCGAATCGGTCATCCTCTACGATGCCGGCACCGAGGGCGACGAGGAACCGGGGACGGGCCTCAACCAGGCCCCGCGCCAATCCGGCCCCGACACTGGCCCCGACGGCGAAGGCCAGATCGCCGCGGTTCGTAATGCGGACGAGGATCGATTTCTGGACGACGATGGCTTCGAATACGAGGAGACGGCCAACATCCTTCGAGTGACGATTACCCCGCAAAATTGA
- a CDS encoding ATP-binding protein translates to MLNSFYAKLSGLFLVMIVGLGIVLAVLGGRTAQRYADEVEQKLNRTLAQEMVPRFEPLLKDSIDRAGIREKITDMTGINRRIEIYLLDRQGELKASFASSATAIDQQRIDMAPIRRFMSGDDLPILGDDPRDQGEHKPFSVAHIEIMGRKQCYLYVILGSEQYASVAGMIEDSYIIQGALIGFGLILLVVAGLGLLLFRRLTQRLRHMQHVVANFEQGHFDQRIDEGANDEIGQLAACFNRMADTLVETMEELRQADRMRRELVANVSHDLRSPLASIQGYLETVHMKDGDLDSDERQRYVKTALRNAQRLNDLVGELFELSKLETEQVEPTIESFPIAELVQDIVMQYEPQAEAQAVELRAELPEHHARVEADIGLVERALSNLIDNAIHYTPEGGHVRVLLTNRERAVRVEVEDTGPGIPEDDLPHIFERFYRVDKSRDREKGGAGLGLAIAKTILELHDRTLEVESTVGEGTTFRFSLPLVASPTRSS, encoded by the coding sequence ATGCTCAACAGCTTCTACGCCAAGCTTTCCGGGCTCTTCCTCGTTATGATTGTGGGCCTGGGGATCGTGCTGGCCGTGCTGGGCGGACGGACGGCACAACGCTACGCGGACGAGGTGGAGCAAAAGCTCAATCGAACGCTCGCACAAGAAATGGTGCCCCGATTCGAGCCCCTGCTCAAAGACAGCATCGACCGGGCGGGCATCCGCGAGAAAATTACGGACATGACCGGCATCAACCGGCGGATTGAGATCTACCTCCTCGATCGGCAAGGAGAGCTCAAAGCCTCGTTTGCTTCCTCCGCCACTGCCATCGACCAGCAACGAATCGACATGGCCCCGATCCGGCGGTTCATGTCGGGCGATGATCTGCCCATCCTCGGTGACGACCCACGAGATCAGGGCGAGCACAAGCCCTTCTCGGTAGCCCACATCGAAATTATGGGTCGCAAGCAGTGCTACCTTTATGTCATTCTCGGCAGTGAACAGTATGCCTCCGTCGCGGGCATGATCGAGGACAGCTACATCATCCAGGGCGCGCTCATCGGCTTCGGGCTCATTCTGCTCGTCGTAGCGGGACTGGGCCTCCTGCTCTTTCGTCGGCTCACGCAGCGCCTTCGGCACATGCAGCACGTGGTGGCCAACTTCGAACAGGGACACTTCGACCAGCGCATCGACGAGGGCGCCAACGACGAGATCGGTCAACTCGCCGCCTGCTTTAACCGTATGGCCGACACGCTCGTCGAGACGATGGAAGAACTCCGCCAGGCCGACCGCATGCGGCGCGAGCTGGTCGCCAACGTGTCCCACGACCTGCGCAGTCCCCTCGCCTCGATCCAGGGCTACCTCGAAACGGTTCATATGAAGGACGGGGACCTCGATTCGGACGAGCGTCAGCGCTACGTCAAAACGGCCCTTCGCAACGCCCAGCGGCTGAATGATCTCGTAGGCGAACTCTTTGAGCTTTCCAAGCTGGAAACCGAGCAGGTCGAACCGACGATCGAATCCTTTCCCATCGCCGAGCTCGTGCAGGACATCGTGATGCAGTACGAGCCCCAGGCAGAGGCGCAGGCGGTCGAGCTGCGGGCGGAGTTGCCGGAACATCACGCCCGCGTAGAGGCCGACATCGGGCTTGTGGAACGGGCGCTCTCCAACCTCATCGACAACGCCATTCACTACACGCCGGAGGGCGGACACGTGCGCGTACTGCTGACCAATCGGGAGCGCGCGGTACGGGTAGAGGTGGAAGACACCGGCCCCGGCATCCCCGAAGACGACCTTCCGCACATCTTTGAGCGCTTCTACCGGGTCGACAAGAGCCGCGACCGCGAGAAAGGCGGCGCGGGACTTGGCCTCGCCATTGCAAAAACGATTCTGGAACTCCACGACCGCACGCTGGAAGTGGAGAGCACCGTCGGCGAGGGCACTACCTTCCGGTTTTCTCTGCCCCTCGTCGCTTCCCCCACGCGTTCCTCCTAA
- a CDS encoding response regulator transcription factor, with protein sequence MTPPAPKHILLVEDDPDIADLLELHLTDEGHEVDAVDDGDEGLKRALACSYDLIVLDIMLPGTDGFDICRRLRQEKCHTPILMVTAKTEEVDKVLGLELGADDYITKPFSIREVLARVKAIFRRVEVDQEGPSPSDDESPIEFGRLVVEPTKRKVTAEGDTVDLTSKEYELLLLFAQNPGRAYSRQELLDEVWGYQYSGYSHTVNTHINRLRNKIEPDPSSPRYVKTVWGVGYRFAEREELAEQDS encoded by the coding sequence GTGACGCCTCCTGCCCCCAAACACATTCTCCTCGTCGAAGACGATCCCGACATCGCCGACCTGCTAGAGCTGCATCTGACCGACGAGGGACATGAAGTGGATGCGGTCGACGATGGCGACGAAGGCCTCAAACGAGCGCTGGCGTGCAGCTATGATCTCATCGTCCTCGACATTATGCTCCCCGGCACGGATGGCTTCGACATCTGTCGGCGCCTGCGGCAGGAGAAGTGCCATACCCCCATCCTGATGGTGACAGCCAAAACCGAAGAGGTGGATAAGGTTCTGGGACTCGAGCTGGGCGCGGACGACTACATCACGAAGCCGTTTAGCATTCGGGAGGTATTGGCGCGCGTGAAGGCCATTTTTCGACGTGTGGAGGTGGACCAGGAGGGCCCTTCCCCCTCCGACGACGAGTCCCCAATCGAGTTTGGCCGTCTCGTCGTCGAGCCGACGAAGCGAAAAGTGACGGCCGAGGGAGATACAGTCGACCTCACCAGTAAGGAATACGAGTTGCTGCTTCTGTTTGCCCAAAATCCAGGGCGCGCCTACAGCCGACAAGAACTGCTCGACGAGGTGTGGGGATACCAGTATAGCGGCTACAGCCACACCGTCAACACGCACATCAACCGCCTCCGCAACAAGATTGAGCCCGACCCGTCCTCCCCCCGCTACGTAAAGACGGTCTGGGGCGTGGGTTACCGCTTCGCCGAACGGGAGGAGCTGGCAGAACAGGATTCGTAG